In Puntigrus tetrazona isolate hp1 chromosome 22, ASM1883169v1, whole genome shotgun sequence, one genomic interval encodes:
- the ahr2 gene encoding aryl hydrocarbon receptor 2 encodes MSGGIGIYAVKKRKKPVQKIPKPPPPDGVKSNPSKRHRDRLNSELDKLTNLLPFSEDVSARLDKLSVLRLSVGYLKVKSFFNATVKKTGGNGWINDRSGTFGGNGQSTTSLDGVSFSEGELLLQALNGFVLVVTAEGYVFYSSPTIQDYLGFHQSDVVHQSVFELIHTDDRAMFRRQLHFALNPTSCDGSDRSEAIQSSSDITRDMVNYNPQHIPPENSSFLERSFCCRFRCLLDNSSGFLALNFQGRLKYLHGQNKLAEDGTLAHPQLALFVIATPLQPPSILEIRSKTLLFQTKHKLDFTPMGVDTRGKVVLGYTEIELCMRGSGYQFIHAADMMYCADNHIRMIKTGESGLTVFRLLTKGGTWIWVQANARLVYKGGRPDFIIARQRALTNEEGEEHLRQRKLQLPFSCTTGEGVLYETGPTLDITDIQNPSKGQKMHKPQSLDPDSLLGCMLKQDHSVYNQNNDPNSQFTLDKAFGDSHALLNVPGNTWQPSAPNTVAGIKEEGVVKDMMESLQQIIGDSSICGLQEFDVNESDLKEWENTLLRMNYNNEMELNEIITNDILSYVEDALFKENGIQMPEQLKSQGPFVEVPECLQEMELQNNLAVNQEFNCQADILSGSPGGGGFIGMNIQDEVDASNPGRITVKLTHMGPQVLPGDTFVQSFGLEQTTQKMPGNNNIMFNPSLAMQQPTQVSLGLQGTVQENGIVPCGQRNLQPGNQPPHNAMTLPLQSPLLQGTPSQPMGFHGQNSLPQQQSINQNPQWVANSKNTMDNLLNSCTHNISGVQDTGLHFGPTPQLQGQFSLHTQNATSSGLHNWQQSQPQQVSKLFSSGQQNMTGFVGQVKDFQRDLIGELMPHKNAQGFGSGFLPRTTANSIYPQQGEIINNSPHQTTNSCMFTGTPQPSVNGMQYSSGDPISSVASCQRVKGLVNQSPTQASCYYQRGPSESIVGTSVIPQEDTNISPMACRVPLGLTPDNVLAQQYLSCNDQTQISNRPLEEKGTFHFPSLTNGTTYFSENNQSNCCDY; translated from the exons ctACAGTCAAAAAGACGGGAGGAAATGGATGGATAAACGACCGGTCAGGGACATTCGGAGGAAACGGACAGTCAACGACCAGTCTGGATGGAGTCAGTTTCTCAGAAGGGGAACTGTTGTTGCAg GCACTCAATGGCTTTGTGCTGGTGGTCACCGCCGAAGGTTACGTGTTTTATTCATCTCCAACTATACAGGACTACTTGGGCTTCCATCAG TCGGATGTGGTCCATCAGAGTGTCTTCGAGCTCATCCATACAGATGATAGGGCAATGTTCCGAAGACAATTACACTTCGCTCTCAATCCTACTTCGTGCGATGGTAGCGATAGATCTGAAG CCATTCAAAGCAGCAGTGACATCACCAGAGACATGGTAAACTACAACCCTCAACACATCCCTCCAGAAAACTCGTCCTTCTTGGAACGAAGTTTCTGTTGCCGATTTCGGTGCCTTCTTGACAACTCATCAGGCTTCCTG GCCCTGAACTTCCAGGGGAGGCTGAAATATCTCCATGGACAAAACAAGTTGGCTGAAGATGGGACCTTAGCTCACCCTCAACTGGCTCTTTTTGTCATAGCCACACCCCTCCAGCCACCCTCTATCTTGGAGATCAGGAGCAAGACTCTTCTTTTCCAAACCAAACACAAGCTGGACTTTACACCTATGGGTGTTGACACAAG AGGAAAAGTGGTTCTTGGCTACACTGAGATTGAGCTGTGTATGAGAGGCTCTGGCTATCAGTTCATTCATGCTGCTGACATGATGTACTGTGCTGACAACCATATCAGAA TGATAAAGACTGGAGAAAGTGGTTTAACTGTCTTTAGGCTTCTCACGAAAGGGGGCACATGGATCTGGGTTCAGGCCAATGCTAGGCTTGTTTATAAAGGAGGAAGGCCAGACTTCATTATTGCTCGACAAAGAGCACTAAC taatgaggAGGGTGAGGAACACCTCCGTCAGAGGAAGTTGCAGCTGCCCTTTAGCTGCACCACTGGTGAGGGTGTCTTGTATGAGACTGGCCCCACACTGGACATTACTGACATTCAAAATCCAAGCAAAGGCCAGAAGATGCACAAACCTCAATCTCTAGACCCAGATTCTCTTCTCGGCTGCATGCTGAAACAGGATCATTCCGTCTACAACCAGAACAATGACCCCAATTCCCAGTTCACCCTTGACAAGGCTTTCGGGGATAGCCACGCCCTGCTCAATGTCCCTGGGAACACCTGGCAGCCGTCAGCCCCAAACACTGTGGCTGGAATAAAGGAGGAAGGTGTGGTAAAGGACATGATGGAAAGCTTGCAACAGATTATTGGGGACAGCAGTATTTGCGGCCTTCAGGAGTTTGACGTGAATGAATCGGACCTGAAGGAGTGGGAGAACACTTTGCTCAGGATGAACTACAACAATGAAATGGAACTTAATGAAATCATCACCAACGACATCCTCTCTTATGTCGAGGATGCCCTTTTTAAGGAAAATGGCATTCAGATGCCCGAACAACTCAAGAGCCAGGGTCCATTTGTTGAGGTGCCTGAGTGTCTTCAAGAAATGGAGCTACAGAATAACTTAGCTGTTAACCAGGAATTCAACTGCCAGGCAGATATACTTAGTGGATCCCCAGGCGGGGGTGGTTTCATTGGAATGAATATCCAAGATGAAGTGGACGCCAGTAATCCTGGAAGAATAACGGTGAAACTCACCCATATGGGGCCACAGGTGCTACCTGGCGACACATTTGTCCAATCATTCGGACTAGAACAGACAACCCAGAAGATGCCTGGCAATAATAACATTATGTTTAATCCTTCTCTAGCCATGCAGCAGCCGACCCAAGTCAGCCTTGGTCTGCAAGGTACTGTGCAAGAGAACGGCATAGTGCCATGTGGCCAGAGAAACCTACAGCCTGGAAACCAGCCCCCTCACAACGCAATGACTCTCCCTCTTCAAAGTCCTCTATTGCAGGGCACTCCCTCCCAGCCAATGGGCTTCCATGGCCAGAATTCCCTTCCTCAACAACAGTCAATCAACCAGAACCCTCAGTGGGTGGCTAACAGCAAAAATACGATGGATAACCTCCTAAATTCATGCACCCATAACATTTCAGGTGTACAAGATACAGGACTACACTTTGGCCCAACTCCCCAACTACAAGGACAGTTTTCTCTTCACACTCAAAATGCCACCAGTTCAGGACTGCATAACTGGCAGCAGTCACAGCCTCAGCAGGTCTCCAAATTGTTTTCTAGTGGGCAACAGAATATGACAGGCTTTGTTGGCCAAGTTAAAGACTTCCAAAGAGACCTAATTGGAGAACTGATGCCGCACAAAAACGCACAAGGATTCGGGTCTGGTTTTCTGCCCCGGACAACTGCAAATAGCATTTATCCTCAGCAAGGAGAGATTATCAACAACAGCCCTCATCAGACCACCAACAGCTGCATGTTCACAGGCACTCCTCAACCATCGGTGAACGGGATGCAGTACAGTTCTGGAGATCCGATATCTTCAGTGGCATCCTGTCAGAGGGTTAAAGGTCTGGTTAACCAAAGTCCTACACAAGCATCCTGCTACTACCAAAGAGGTCCTAGCGAGTCAATCGTGGGCACGTCGGTCATCCCACAAGAAGACACCAACATCAGCCCCATGGCCTGTCGAGTCCCACTTGGGTTAACTCCAGATAATGTACTTGCTCAGCAGTATCTCTCCTGCAACGACCAGACACAG ATCTCAAACCGTCCACTTGAGGAGAAAGGAACGTTCCATTTTCCGTCACTGACCAATGGAACCACCTATTTTTCAGAGAACAACCAAAGCAATTGCTGTGACTATTAA